Proteins encoded together in one Bacteroides zoogleoformans window:
- a CDS encoding nuclear transport factor 2 family protein has product MKTRIIVVAALLGLASCQNNHQQSSNIQNAMETQAKEIREIKDRLALKELVDVFSNLSDEKKVTEQLELFTEDAEVTSLTGGQVISSFRGKKEIGDAFSGFLAHFHSVYHINGQHTVEIDGDSARGIHYCQVVLIGKQDGKDIGRFSGIRYNDEYVKINGKWFIKKRSSNFIYNDIREVK; this is encoded by the coding sequence ATGAAAACAAGAATCATCGTAGTTGCGGCCCTGCTGGGACTTGCATCTTGCCAGAACAATCATCAACAAAGCAGTAACATTCAAAATGCCATGGAAACGCAAGCAAAAGAAATCCGGGAGATAAAAGACCGTTTGGCTCTTAAAGAGCTGGTAGATGTCTTTTCTAATCTTTCGGACGAGAAGAAAGTAACCGAGCAGCTGGAACTGTTTACCGAAGACGCGGAAGTCACCTCCCTCACGGGCGGACAAGTGATTTCGAGCTTCAGGGGGAAGAAAGAAATCGGAGATGCGTTTAGCGGCTTTTTGGCCCATTTCCACTCCGTGTATCACATCAATGGACAGCACACGGTGGAGATTGACGGCGACAGTGCCAGGGGCATCCACTATTGTCAAGTGGTGCTTATCGGCAAGCAAGACGGTAAGGATATAGGCAGATTCAGCGGCATACGCTATAACGACGAATACGTGAAGATCAACGGGAAGTGGTTTATCAAAAAACGATCCTCCAACTTCATTTATAATGATATCCGCGAGGTGAAATAG
- a CDS encoding trimeric intracellular cation channel family protein, with protein sequence MPTFVQILDFIGTFAFAISGIRLASAKRFDWFGAYVVGFVTAIGGGTIRDLLLDVTPGWMTDPIYLICTGLALLWVILFGKYLIHLNNTFFIFDSIGLALFTVVGVGKSLVVGYPFWVAIIMGSITGAAGGVIRDVFINEIPLIFRKEIYAMACVVGGSCYWLCDSLGMQSYACQVMAGTTVFIVRILAVKFKICLPTLSGHG encoded by the coding sequence ATGCCTACATTTGTTCAGATACTCGATTTCATAGGTACATTCGCTTTTGCCATCAGTGGTATACGGCTGGCTTCGGCCAAGCGGTTCGATTGGTTTGGCGCCTATGTGGTAGGTTTTGTGACGGCCATTGGGGGCGGTACGATACGTGACCTGCTGCTCGATGTCACTCCGGGCTGGATGACCGACCCCATTTATTTAATTTGTACCGGTCTGGCGTTGTTGTGGGTCATTCTCTTCGGTAAGTACCTTATCCATCTGAACAATACGTTCTTCATCTTCGACAGCATCGGGCTGGCCCTGTTCACCGTGGTGGGCGTAGGCAAGAGTCTGGTCGTAGGCTATCCGTTCTGGGTGGCCATTATCATGGGCAGCATCACCGGAGCGGCGGGAGGTGTGATACGCGATGTCTTCATCAATGAGATTCCGCTGATATTCCGGAAAGAGATTTATGCGATGGCCTGCGTGGTGGGCGGTTCGTGCTATTGGCTTTGCGATTCGCTGGGAATGCAATCCTACGCCTGCCAGGTGATGGCGGGCACCACCGTGTTCATTGTTCGCATACTGGCGGTGAAATTCAAGATCTGCCTCCCCACACTGTCGGGGCATGGGTGA
- a CDS encoding acyltransferase, translating into MEVLRVDPRTLTPEEHAEGVRQAQVLFRLNHTMPYTEEYDTLVHELFGKNIGRGVRLMPGLTGVCFHKVNIAEGVIIMNNCLMMGRGGISIGEGAMIAANVQLISNNHDLHDRQILLCKPVRICRNAWVGAGATVLPGVTIGENAVVAAGAVVTRDVAPNTIVGGNPAKLIREIQ; encoded by the coding sequence ATGGAAGTATTAAGAGTAGATCCAAGAACATTGACTCCGGAGGAGCATGCCGAAGGAGTGCGTCAGGCACAGGTGCTTTTCAGACTGAACCACACGATGCCCTACACCGAGGAATATGACACGTTGGTGCACGAGCTCTTTGGAAAGAATATTGGCCGGGGCGTCAGGCTGATGCCCGGACTTACGGGTGTCTGTTTCCATAAAGTCAACATAGCGGAGGGAGTAATCATCATGAACAACTGCCTGATGATGGGGCGAGGTGGCATCAGCATCGGCGAGGGAGCGATGATTGCCGCCAACGTGCAGCTCATCTCGAACAATCACGACTTGCATGACCGCCAGATATTGCTCTGCAAACCTGTCCGGATTTGCCGTAATGCCTGGGTGGGTGCCGGTGCCACTGTCTTGCCGGGCGTCACCATCGGCGAGAATGCGGTTGTAGCGGCCGGTGCGGTTGTGACCAGAGACGTAGCCCCCAACACTATTGTAGGAGGTAATCCCGCCAAGCTAATCAGGGAAATACAGTGA
- a CDS encoding DUF5686 and carboxypeptidase-like regulatory domain-containing protein: protein MKHIYIISVLFLLSLLASVPASAQIKGVVTDSLTNEPLMYITIQYEGKGVGGISNGNGEYQVETHRGWNELTFSAVGYITKKVKFEPGTKVLNVKMLPDDIMLSEVVVKPQKEKYSRKNNPAVEFMKKVIGNKKALKLEENDYYQYRKYEKMKMSVNDITPEKMEKGIYKKFSFFKDQVELSPKTNKMILPISVKETAGKTIYRKNPRSEKTIIEGMNSTGIEEFFSTGDMLGTILSEVFCDINIYDDDIRLMRRRFVSPIGKGAISFYKYYLMDTLTVDKQECVHLTFVPQNPQDFGFTGHLYVVKDSTYAVKKCTMNLPKKTGVNFVENLDIVQIFEQLPDNNWTLTDDDMTVELKFVKGIQGLEVQRTTKYSDYSFQEIEPRLFHLKGSVIKEANMLAKSDEYWAKVRQVPLTKKESTMDVFMNRIEQIPGFKYVIFGAKALIENFVETGTKEHPSKFDLGPINTIVTSNYVNGTRFRLSGMTTGKLHPHWMFSGYGAYGTKDKKWFYSGEAAYSFNKREHVLWEFPKHHIAFKYTYDVMSPMDKYLATDKDNVFVGWKWTKVDQMSYMRDATLNYELETNTGFSVQAMARHRNDQPAGILQYWKNNGETPGIRDTKNTLVHDITTTELGVTLRYAPGETFVNTKQRRVPISLDAPIFSISHTAGFKGVLGGEYNFNLTEAGFRKRFWLGAWGKIDVTARAGAQWNTVPFPLLNLPMANLSYITQHNESFNLINNMEFLNDRYASLALTYDMNGKLFNRLPLIKKLKWRETFRVRGLWGTLTDKNNPYKSNNADLFLFPTRNGIPTSHVMGKTPYIEASVGVYNIFKLLHVEYVRRLTYTDMPGVKKDGIRFMIMMIF from the coding sequence ATGAAACATATATATATTATTTCCGTCCTTTTTCTATTGTCACTGCTTGCATCCGTACCTGCATCGGCACAGATAAAAGGCGTAGTTACAGACTCTCTCACCAACGAACCGCTGATGTATATCACTATACAATATGAGGGAAAAGGCGTGGGAGGCATCTCCAACGGCAATGGTGAATATCAGGTGGAAACCCACAGAGGATGGAATGAACTTACATTCTCCGCCGTGGGCTACATCACCAAGAAGGTGAAGTTTGAACCGGGCACCAAAGTGCTGAACGTAAAGATGCTGCCGGACGACATCATGCTTTCCGAGGTAGTGGTGAAACCCCAAAAAGAAAAGTATTCGCGCAAGAACAATCCGGCCGTGGAGTTCATGAAAAAGGTCATCGGGAACAAAAAGGCGCTGAAACTGGAAGAAAACGACTATTACCAATACCGGAAATATGAAAAGATGAAGATGTCCGTCAACGACATCACGCCGGAGAAAATGGAGAAAGGTATCTACAAGAAGTTCTCCTTCTTCAAGGATCAGGTGGAATTGTCGCCCAAGACCAACAAGATGATTCTCCCCATCTCCGTGAAGGAAACAGCCGGCAAGACCATTTACCGCAAAAACCCCAGAAGCGAAAAGACCATCATCGAAGGTATGAACTCCACCGGCATCGAGGAATTCTTCAGTACCGGAGATATGCTGGGAACCATATTATCGGAAGTATTCTGCGACATCAACATTTACGATGACGACATACGCCTGATGCGGAGACGCTTTGTCAGCCCCATCGGCAAAGGAGCCATCAGTTTCTACAAATACTACCTGATGGACACGCTGACGGTGGACAAGCAAGAGTGCGTGCACCTTACCTTTGTTCCGCAAAACCCACAGGATTTCGGATTTACAGGACACCTGTACGTAGTGAAAGACTCTACCTATGCCGTGAAGAAATGCACAATGAACCTGCCCAAGAAAACAGGGGTGAACTTTGTGGAGAACCTCGACATCGTTCAGATTTTCGAGCAACTGCCAGACAATAACTGGACGCTGACCGACGACGACATGACCGTGGAACTCAAGTTCGTGAAAGGCATACAAGGACTGGAGGTGCAACGCACCACCAAATACTCCGACTACTCATTCCAAGAGATAGAGCCCCGCCTCTTCCACCTGAAGGGAAGCGTCATCAAAGAGGCCAACATGCTGGCCAAAAGCGACGAATATTGGGCGAAAGTACGCCAAGTGCCGCTCACCAAGAAAGAGAGCACCATGGACGTATTCATGAACCGCATCGAACAGATACCGGGATTCAAGTACGTGATATTCGGAGCCAAAGCCTTGATTGAGAACTTCGTGGAGACGGGCACCAAAGAGCATCCCAGCAAGTTCGACCTCGGCCCCATCAATACCATCGTCACAAGCAATTACGTGAACGGCACGCGTTTCCGCCTGAGTGGCATGACCACCGGGAAACTCCATCCCCACTGGATGTTCAGCGGATACGGAGCCTACGGCACGAAAGACAAGAAATGGTTTTATTCCGGTGAGGCGGCCTACTCTTTCAATAAGCGCGAACATGTGTTGTGGGAGTTCCCGAAACATCACATTGCATTCAAATATACCTACGACGTAATGTCGCCCATGGATAAGTACCTTGCCACGGACAAAGACAACGTATTCGTGGGCTGGAAGTGGACAAAGGTGGACCAGATGTCGTACATGCGCGACGCCACCCTGAACTACGAACTGGAGACCAACACCGGTTTCTCCGTACAAGCCATGGCACGCCACCGCAACGACCAGCCTGCCGGCATCCTGCAATACTGGAAGAACAATGGAGAGACACCCGGCATAAGGGACACAAAGAATACGCTTGTGCACGACATCACCACAACCGAACTCGGCGTAACGCTGCGCTACGCTCCGGGAGAGACTTTCGTCAACACCAAACAGCGCCGTGTGCCCATATCATTGGATGCGCCGATATTCAGCATCTCGCATACCGCAGGTTTCAAAGGCGTGCTTGGGGGGGAATATAATTTCAACCTGACAGAGGCCGGATTCCGCAAACGTTTCTGGCTCGGCGCATGGGGTAAAATAGACGTCACCGCCCGCGCCGGCGCACAGTGGAACACCGTCCCCTTCCCCTTGCTGAACCTGCCGATGGCCAACCTTTCGTACATCACCCAGCACAACGAGTCGTTCAACCTTATCAACAACATGGAATTCTTGAACGACCGTTACGCTTCACTGGCCCTGACCTACGACATGAACGGAAAGCTGTTCAACCGCCTGCCGCTCATCAAGAAGCTGAAGTGGCGCGAAACGTTCCGTGTACGCGGTCTGTGGGGAACGTTGACAGACAAGAACAACCCGTACAAGAGCAATAACGCCGACTTGTTTCTCTTCCCCACGCGCAACGGCATACCCACCAGCCACGTCATGGGCAAGACGCCTTACATAGAAGCCAGTGTGGGGGTGTACAACATCTTCAAACTATTGCATGTGGAATATGTACGCCGACTGACATATACCGACATGCCCGGCGTGAAGAAAGACGGGATACGGTTTATGATCATGATGATATTTTGA
- a CDS encoding IS110 family RNA-guided transposase, whose translation MKRVQSNTLDFSGQNIYVGIDVHLKSWSVAILSKHSVLRRFRQDPEPEALHKYLVSNYPGANYFSVYEAGFCGFWIHEKLTDLGINNIVVNPADVPTMSKEKLRKTDAVDCNKLARELRSGSLEGIYVPGTDILEMRSLIRLRNLIVKDSTRAKNRIKSLLRFHGVEIPEEFTRSSIGCWSKRFLNWLHCLELSTEYGKKTLELHLEQFIRLRKMLLQETRAIREISRKAPFDKPIRLLTSVPGIGVTTAATLMVEIDDIVRFSNADHLASFIGLVPMCHSSGDNDNVGDITPRRHFMLRCLLVEAAWVAIRKDPAMTMAYTEYRKRMNPQKAIVKIARRLVNRVYFVLKHEKEYVPCVIK comes from the coding sequence ATGAAACGTGTACAAAGTAACACATTAGATTTTAGTGGACAAAATATTTACGTAGGAATTGATGTCCACCTGAAGAGTTGGTCGGTAGCAATCTTATCGAAACATTCAGTACTGAGAAGATTCAGACAAGATCCGGAGCCGGAAGCGTTGCATAAATATTTGGTAAGCAATTATCCGGGTGCCAATTACTTCTCAGTTTATGAAGCCGGTTTCTGTGGCTTCTGGATACACGAGAAGTTGACGGATTTAGGTATCAACAATATAGTGGTCAATCCTGCGGATGTTCCGACGATGAGCAAGGAGAAATTACGTAAGACCGATGCGGTGGATTGCAACAAGCTCGCCCGTGAGTTACGTTCAGGTTCGTTAGAAGGGATATATGTTCCGGGAACTGACATCCTGGAAATGCGCTCTTTGATAAGGCTGAGAAACCTGATAGTAAAAGACAGCACACGTGCCAAGAACCGTATCAAATCATTGCTTCGTTTCCATGGAGTGGAAATACCGGAAGAATTTACCCGGAGTTCAATCGGGTGCTGGTCGAAGCGTTTTCTGAATTGGCTGCACTGCCTTGAACTCTCAACGGAGTATGGAAAGAAAACACTGGAGCTTCACCTTGAGCAGTTCATCCGCTTGAGGAAGATGCTGCTGCAGGAAACACGTGCCATCCGTGAAATATCCCGGAAAGCACCATTCGACAAACCGATACGCCTGCTGACATCCGTTCCGGGTATAGGTGTTACAACCGCCGCTACCCTGATGGTCGAGATTGACGATATTGTCCGTTTCAGCAATGCGGACCATTTAGCCTCTTTCATTGGATTGGTTCCCATGTGTCATTCCAGTGGTGATAATGATAATGTGGGTGACATTACACCCCGTCGGCATTTCATGCTCCGGTGTCTGTTGGTGGAAGCCGCATGGGTTGCCATCCGGAAAGACCCGGCCATGACAATGGCTTATACGGAATACCGGAAACGGATGAATCCGCAAAAGGCTATTGTGAAAATTGCCAGACGGTTAGTGAACAGAGTCTATTTTGTACTTAAACATGAAAAGGAATATGTGCCATGTGTTATCAAATGA
- a CDS encoding UDP-N-acetyl glucosamine 2-epimerase — protein MKITIVSGARPNFMKIAPICRAIDAAKEAGKNIYYRIVYTGSQDDVSLDASLFADLAMRQPDAYLGVSGHDHSQVAASIMLAFEKELDNHPAQIVLVVDDMTATMSCSIVAKKRGLKVAHVIAGTRSFDMNMPREVNRTIVDAISDYLFTAGMVANRNLNQEGMIPDYIHYVGNILIDTIRFNRHRLIQPVWFSTLGLKKGEYLLLTLNRHDLLAKKAVLQSLLQTLLEKANGMPIVAPLHPYVQNAVKSLELNTPNLHILPPQSYLHFGFLVNQAKGIVTDSGNIAEEATFLDVPCITLNTYAEHPETWRIGTNELVGENSFALSASLHKLLHEGWKHTTLPDRWDGRTAERIVQTLLNKESV, from the coding sequence ATGAAGATAACGATTGTATCGGGAGCACGTCCCAACTTCATGAAAATAGCTCCTATATGCCGTGCCATCGATGCGGCCAAAGAAGCCGGAAAAAACATCTATTACCGCATAGTCTACACCGGGTCGCAAGATGACGTCAGTCTGGACGCCTCGCTTTTCGCCGACCTTGCCATGAGGCAGCCGGATGCCTACCTGGGCGTCTCCGGACACGATCACTCCCAAGTGGCAGCCTCCATCATGTTGGCTTTTGAAAAGGAACTGGACAATCATCCCGCACAGATAGTGCTGGTGGTAGACGACATGACCGCCACCATGAGCTGCTCCATCGTTGCCAAGAAACGCGGGCTGAAAGTGGCACACGTCATAGCCGGAACACGTTCTTTCGACATGAATATGCCCCGCGAAGTGAACCGCACCATCGTGGATGCCATCTCCGATTATCTCTTCACAGCAGGCATGGTGGCGAACCGCAACCTCAACCAAGAGGGAATGATACCGGACTACATCCACTACGTGGGCAATATCCTGATTGACACCATCCGATTCAATCGCCACCGTCTGATACAGCCGGTCTGGTTCTCTACCCTCGGCCTGAAAAAAGGAGAGTACTTGTTGCTCACCCTCAACCGTCACGACCTACTGGCCAAGAAAGCCGTGCTGCAATCTTTGTTGCAGACGCTGCTTGAAAAAGCGAACGGCATGCCCATCGTGGCACCGCTGCATCCATACGTGCAAAATGCCGTGAAGTCATTGGAACTGAACACCCCCAACCTGCACATACTTCCTCCGCAGAGCTACCTGCACTTCGGCTTCCTTGTGAATCAGGCCAAAGGCATAGTCACCGATTCGGGCAATATAGCTGAAGAAGCCACTTTTCTCGACGTACCCTGCATCACCCTCAACACCTATGCCGAGCATCCCGAGACCTGGCGCATAGGGACGAACGAACTGGTAGGCGAAAACTCCTTCGCCCTTTCCGCCTCGCTCCATAAGCTGCTGCACGAAGGCTGGAAGCACACTACCCTGCCCGACCGATGGGACGGACGGACAGCGGAACGCATTGTACAGACTTTACTGAACAAGGAGTCTGTTTAA
- a CDS encoding aldo/keto reductase, protein MNKKRNSISRRNFIKGSAMAVAGIALDGLGITKAFASPTFSTGKSTVRETLSMGTRKLGKMEVSELGFGCMNIAWAYGNPPTRKDSLKLIRSAYDEGIRFFDTAEIYGPHISEQITGEALKDVRNNVVIATKFGFNIDFQTGQFRGGNNSDPKHIRQAVEHMLKRLQTDRIDLLYQHRIDPHVPIEDVAGTVGDLVREGKVLHFGLSEVGEATIRRAHKEFPVTAVQNEYSFWTRDPEAEVIPVCEELGIGFVPWSPLGMGYLTGKVTPDYKFAEGDIRRSLNFPRFTVEALEKNRPIVELLARIGERHEATSGQVALAWLLAQKPFIVPIPGTRFISNMKENTASARVKLTASDLAELKEGFDITGVFGDRAPEGLKAAHDTGTSLGTSSKGTHGKTPLRK, encoded by the coding sequence ATGAACAAAAAAAGAAACAGCATCAGCCGCCGCAACTTTATCAAAGGCTCGGCAATGGCAGTAGCCGGAATAGCACTGGATGGCTTAGGAATTACAAAAGCGTTCGCTTCTCCCACCTTTTCAACAGGCAAATCCACGGTTAGAGAAACATTAAGCATGGGTACACGTAAGTTAGGGAAAATGGAAGTCTCCGAACTTGGTTTCGGCTGCATGAACATTGCATGGGCGTATGGCAATCCGCCCACTCGCAAAGATTCCTTGAAACTAATTCGAAGTGCTTATGACGAAGGCATCCGCTTCTTCGATACAGCCGAAATCTACGGGCCACACATCAGCGAGCAAATCACCGGTGAAGCCCTCAAAGATGTCCGCAACAACGTTGTTATTGCTACCAAGTTCGGGTTTAACATTGACTTCCAAACGGGACAGTTCCGAGGCGGAAACAACAGTGACCCCAAGCACATCCGTCAGGCTGTAGAGCATATGCTCAAACGGCTTCAGACCGACCGCATCGACCTGCTTTACCAACACCGCATCGACCCTCATGTTCCTATTGAAGACGTGGCAGGCACAGTGGGTGATTTAGTGAGAGAAGGCAAAGTTTTGCATTTCGGGTTGTCGGAAGTGGGTGAAGCTACAATACGCCGCGCTCACAAAGAGTTTCCCGTTACGGCGGTACAGAACGAATATTCCTTTTGGACACGCGACCCTGAAGCGGAAGTGATTCCCGTTTGCGAGGAACTGGGTATAGGTTTTGTTCCTTGGAGCCCCCTTGGGATGGGCTATCTGACAGGCAAAGTAACACCTGACTATAAGTTTGCGGAGGGAGACATCCGCAGAAGTCTCAACTTCCCGCGCTTTACGGTGGAGGCATTAGAGAAAAACCGTCCCATTGTAGAACTCTTGGCCCGAATAGGCGAACGGCACGAGGCCACATCAGGACAGGTAGCGTTGGCATGGCTCTTGGCTCAAAAACCGTTCATCGTCCCCATCCCCGGCACACGATTTATTTCCAATATGAAGGAAAATACCGCTTCGGCACGCGTGAAACTAACCGCGTCAGATCTCGCCGAACTCAAAGAGGGATTCGATATAACGGGCGTCTTCGGCGACCGTGCTCCCGAAGGACTGAAAGCCGCGCATGACACAGGCACAAGCCTTGGCACTTCGTCCAAAGGCACGCATGGAAAAACTCCCTTAAGAAAATAA
- a CDS encoding AraC family transcriptional regulator codes for MTEKEEIIILDSYDADKLPQEFTSHYFTHILCHNGTGQLRMNGATYPIKPDDIVILLPLAEVEDLLFSIDFQADFLFMSYDIATKNNPDISWGIKGYLFSKENPVVSLSKPDKQKCLWNFQVLKSVCDDTKHRFRKEMLNRYVQVFIMDMWNIFAQKIEERLSFTGQRISLFERFLNLADTHCMEHRDLGFYSDKLCITTKYLTELCKKNSGKTAGEWIQNYTTQRIIILLRNPNLSFTEIADALHFSSQSFFSRYVRSVLGVSPSEFRQELGQ; via the coding sequence ATGACAGAAAAAGAAGAAATTATCATACTTGATAGCTATGATGCGGATAAACTTCCACAGGAGTTTACCTCACATTATTTTACGCATATTCTTTGCCATAACGGAACCGGACAACTCCGGATGAATGGCGCGACATATCCAATAAAGCCGGACGACATTGTCATCTTACTCCCATTGGCAGAGGTGGAGGATTTACTCTTCAGTATTGATTTTCAAGCGGATTTTCTTTTTATGTCTTATGATATTGCCACGAAAAACAATCCCGATATATCATGGGGCATCAAGGGCTATCTGTTTTCAAAAGAAAATCCGGTGGTGTCACTCTCAAAGCCCGACAAACAGAAATGCCTATGGAACTTTCAGGTGTTAAAGTCCGTTTGCGATGACACAAAACACCGTTTCAGGAAAGAGATGCTTAACCGATACGTTCAGGTTTTCATTATGGACATGTGGAATATTTTTGCTCAGAAAATAGAGGAACGGTTGAGTTTTACCGGACAGAGGATTTCTCTCTTCGAGCGTTTCCTAAACCTTGCCGACACTCATTGCATGGAACACAGAGACCTTGGATTCTATAGCGACAAACTCTGCATCACGACGAAATACCTTACGGAACTCTGTAAGAAAAACAGCGGAAAGACCGCCGGTGAGTGGATACAAAATTACACCACGCAACGCATCATCATCTTGCTTCGGAACCCGAACCTGAGCTTTACAGAAATAGCCGACGCTCTACATTTTTCGAGCCAGTCGTTTTTCAGCAGGTATGTGCGCAGCGTATTGGGCGTTTCACCCAGCGAGTTCAGGCAGGAACTGGGGCAATAA
- a CDS encoding replication-associated recombination protein A, whose product MQPLAERLRPKSLDEYIGQKHLVGPGAVLRKMIDAGRISSFILWGPPGVGKTTLAQIIANQLETPFYTLSAVTSGVKDVREVIDRAKNNRFFSQASPILFIDEIHRFSKSQQDSLLGAVEQGTVTLIGATTENPSFEVIRPLLSRCQLYVLKSLEKEDLRELLQRAITTDILLKERKIELQETTAMFRFSGGDARKLLNILELVVDAEAEDPVVITDRLVTERLQQNPLAYDKDGEMHYDIISAFIKSIRGSDPDGAIYWLARMVEGGEDPAFIARRLVISAAEDIGLANPNALLLANACFDAVMKLGWPEGRIPLAEATIYLATSPKSNSAYLAIDNALQLVRETGNLPVPLHLRNAPTKLMKQLGYGDHYKYAHDYPGNFVRQQFLPDELKDRRIWQPQDNAAEQKHKERMQQLWGKEK is encoded by the coding sequence ATGCAACCTTTAGCAGAAAGGCTACGCCCAAAATCATTGGATGAATACATCGGCCAGAAACACTTGGTGGGGCCGGGTGCCGTGCTGCGCAAGATGATTGATGCAGGCCGCATCTCCTCGTTCATCCTGTGGGGCCCTCCGGGAGTGGGAAAGACCACGCTGGCGCAAATCATCGCCAACCAGCTGGAGACGCCTTTCTATACGCTCAGCGCCGTGACCAGCGGCGTGAAAGATGTGCGCGAAGTGATAGATCGTGCCAAGAACAACCGTTTTTTCTCGCAGGCAAGCCCCATTCTTTTCATCGACGAAATCCACCGTTTCAGCAAGTCGCAGCAAGACTCGCTTCTGGGTGCGGTGGAGCAAGGCACCGTGACGCTGATAGGTGCCACCACGGAGAACCCGTCGTTCGAAGTCATCCGCCCGCTATTGTCGCGCTGCCAACTCTACGTACTGAAATCGCTCGAGAAAGAAGACCTCAGGGAGCTGCTGCAACGAGCCATCACCACCGACATCCTGCTGAAGGAACGGAAGATAGAACTGCAAGAGACCACCGCCATGTTCCGCTTCAGCGGAGGAGACGCACGCAAACTGCTGAACATCCTCGAACTGGTAGTAGATGCCGAAGCAGAAGACCCGGTGGTCATCACCGACCGGTTGGTGACCGAGCGCTTGCAGCAGAACCCCTTGGCCTACGACAAAGACGGCGAAATGCACTACGACATTATCTCCGCCTTCATTAAATCCATCCGAGGCAGCGACCCCGACGGTGCCATCTACTGGCTGGCACGCATGGTGGAAGGCGGTGAAGACCCCGCCTTCATAGCCCGCCGCCTCGTCATCTCCGCCGCCGAAGACATAGGGTTGGCAAACCCCAATGCGTTGCTGCTTGCCAATGCTTGTTTCGACGCGGTGATGAAGCTGGGATGGCCCGAAGGACGCATCCCGCTGGCGGAGGCCACCATATATCTTGCCACCAGCCCCAAGAGCAACTCGGCTTATTTGGCCATCGACAATGCGCTGCAATTGGTACGCGAAACGGGCAACCTGCCCGTTCCTCTGCACTTGCGTAACGCTCCCACCAAGCTGATGAAGCAACTGGGCTATGGCGACCATTACAAATATGCCCACGACTACCCCGGTAACTTCGTGAGGCAACAATTCCTGCCGGACGAGCTGAAAGACCGCCGCATCTGGCAACCGCAAGACAATGCCGCCGAACAGAAACACAAAGAACGGATGCAGCAGTTGTGGGGAAAAGAAAAGTAA
- a CDS encoding D-2-hydroxyacid dehydrogenase, with amino-acid sequence MKIVVLDGYAANPGDLCWDELYALGDCTIYDRTAPAEVVGRAAGAEILLTNKTVLTAKHMAELPELKYIGVLATGYNIVDITAAKERGIIVTNIPAYSTDSVAQMVFAHILNIAQQVQHHSEEVRKGRWTQSKDFCFWDTPLIELRGKKLGIVGLGHTGYTTARIAIGFGMKVCAYTSKTNFQLPPEICKMELHELFRECDIISLHCPLNDSTREMVNAERLRMMKPTAILINTGRGPLINEQDLADALNSDIIYAAGVDVLSEEPPRADNPLLTAKNCYITPHIAWASTAARERLMQIMLENIKAYQEGKPVNIVK; translated from the coding sequence ATGAAAATAGTAGTACTGGACGGCTATGCCGCCAATCCCGGAGATCTTTGTTGGGACGAATTGTACGCCTTGGGCGATTGCACCATCTACGACCGCACCGCTCCCGCTGAAGTAGTGGGACGAGCTGCCGGCGCGGAAATTCTGTTGACAAATAAAACCGTACTCACAGCCAAGCACATGGCCGAACTGCCTGAACTGAAATATATCGGTGTACTTGCCACCGGATATAACATTGTGGATATCACCGCAGCCAAAGAACGCGGCATCATCGTCACCAACATCCCCGCCTACAGCACCGACTCGGTGGCACAGATGGTGTTTGCCCACATCCTGAACATTGCCCAGCAGGTGCAGCATCACTCCGAAGAGGTGCGCAAAGGCCGCTGGACGCAGAGTAAAGACTTCTGTTTCTGGGACACACCACTCATCGAACTGCGCGGCAAAAAACTCGGCATCGTAGGCCTGGGACATACCGGCTACACCACAGCCCGCATCGCCATCGGGTTCGGCATGAAGGTATGCGCCTACACCTCCAAGACAAACTTCCAGCTCCCTCCCGAGATTTGTAAAATGGAACTACACGAACTTTTCCGCGAATGCGACATCATCAGCCTCCATTGCCCCCTCAACGACTCTACCCGCGAGATGGTCAATGCCGAACGGCTCCGCATGATGAAACCCACGGCCATCCTCATCAACACCGGACGGGGGCCGCTCATCAACGAGCAAGACCTGGCCGATGCCTTGAACAGTGACATCATCTATGCCGCCGGTGTGGACGTGCTGTCCGAGGAGCCGCCCCGTGCCGACAATCCACTGCTTACTGCCAAGAACTGCTACATCACTCCGCACATAGCATGGGCCAGCACCGCCGCACGCGAACGCCTCATGCAAATCATGCTGGAGAATATCAAGGCCTATCAAGAAGGAAAACCCGTGAACATAGTAAAATAA